A region of Polyangiaceae bacterium DNA encodes the following proteins:
- a CDS encoding protein kinase, with the protein MPSDHPDTPEDAAPPPRVTAPDEPTQLDVRPKREPEVIEPSAAGQEPEPTEPSATTGGSSARTESGVTGVTGLALTRGGAASGVTTASSLILRSEEQARAVALFRLVIIAGLAGIVAVWLPERVSPGRWPATLSSGFTVAVSAWLLFEFKEPERFSAQKLLFQGLCCVGTILFFVYYVGIFSPVIIAMYIGIYFFGVGDSPRSGWAIYLTGATGYLALNVGAMLGLLPTDQSVMALSTPELSSMFAVTAVCQVLFVATFWMARRSRQATLAAFERLERAARQIRKREALLNEARAELDQERAAKEGRFTDQQVGKYLVGEVIGRGAMGEVYRAWEQGAERAVAIKFLAAAMIEDSAALERFFRESEIATRVRSKHIVDVLDRGVAEGGSPFLVMELLEGADLAQILREHRRLGMAEALELVQQVGEALAAADESGIVHRDLKPQNLFRTQSGGKTQWKVLDFGVSKVKDAAKDLTLGAAVGTPSYMSPEQARGAPVDHRADVFALGIVAYRVLTGKPAFTGPDSASTLYNVAHVQPARPSDLARLGQDVDRALALALAKETDRRFSSSSMFATALAEAAKNRLDERLRRDADALLEAMPWGSDVLQVLTAENKRWRRTDSAKPRASLRPPGRAAGS; encoded by the coding sequence ATGCCCTCCGACCATCCCGACACTCCGGAGGATGCAGCGCCGCCGCCCCGCGTGACGGCGCCGGACGAGCCCACGCAGCTAGACGTTCGGCCCAAGCGCGAGCCGGAGGTCATCGAGCCGAGCGCCGCGGGGCAGGAGCCCGAGCCAACCGAGCCCAGCGCGACGACCGGAGGCAGCTCGGCGCGCACCGAGAGCGGCGTCACCGGCGTCACGGGCCTCGCGCTCACCCGCGGCGGAGCGGCCAGCGGCGTCACGACCGCGTCGTCGCTGATCTTGCGCAGCGAGGAGCAGGCCAGGGCCGTAGCGCTCTTCCGTCTGGTCATCATCGCGGGCCTGGCCGGCATCGTCGCGGTCTGGCTTCCCGAGCGCGTCTCGCCCGGCCGTTGGCCCGCCACCCTGTCCAGCGGCTTCACGGTGGCCGTGAGCGCATGGCTGCTGTTCGAGTTCAAGGAACCGGAGCGATTCAGCGCGCAGAAGCTCCTGTTCCAGGGGCTGTGCTGCGTGGGGACGATCCTGTTCTTCGTCTACTACGTGGGCATCTTCTCGCCGGTCATCATCGCGATGTACATCGGCATCTATTTCTTCGGGGTCGGCGACTCGCCGCGATCGGGTTGGGCCATCTACTTGACCGGAGCCACCGGGTACCTGGCGCTGAACGTGGGCGCCATGCTGGGCCTTCTGCCCACGGACCAGTCGGTGATGGCGCTCTCGACGCCGGAGCTCTCGAGCATGTTCGCGGTCACCGCGGTGTGCCAGGTGCTGTTCGTGGCGACCTTCTGGATGGCGCGGCGGAGCCGGCAGGCCACGCTGGCCGCGTTCGAGCGCCTGGAGCGCGCGGCTCGCCAGATCCGCAAGCGAGAGGCGCTGCTGAACGAGGCGCGGGCCGAGCTGGATCAGGAGCGCGCCGCGAAGGAAGGCCGCTTCACCGATCAGCAAGTGGGAAAATACCTGGTCGGCGAGGTGATCGGCCGGGGCGCGATGGGCGAGGTCTACCGCGCCTGGGAGCAAGGCGCCGAGCGGGCCGTCGCGATCAAGTTCCTGGCCGCGGCCATGATCGAGGACAGCGCGGCGCTCGAGCGCTTCTTCCGCGAGTCCGAGATCGCCACCCGCGTGCGCTCGAAGCACATCGTCGACGTCCTCGATCGCGGCGTGGCGGAGGGCGGCTCGCCGTTCCTGGTGATGGAGCTGCTCGAAGGCGCGGATCTGGCCCAGATCCTCCGCGAGCATCGCCGCCTGGGCATGGCGGAGGCGCTGGAGCTCGTGCAGCAGGTCGGCGAGGCGCTGGCCGCCGCCGACGAGAGCGGCATCGTGCACCGCGACCTGAAGCCGCAGAACCTGTTCCGCACCCAGAGCGGCGGCAAGACCCAGTGGAAGGTGCTCGACTTCGGGGTCTCGAAGGTGAAGGACGCTGCCAAGGACCTGACGCTGGGCGCCGCGGTGGGAACGCCGAGCTACATGTCGCCGGAGCAGGCGCGTGGCGCGCCGGTGGACCACCGCGCCGACGTGTTCGCCCTTGGCATCGTGGCCTACCGCGTGCTGACCGGAAAGCCGGCGTTCACGGGACCCGACAGCGCGAGCACGCTGTACAACGTCGCGCACGTTCAACCTGCGCGCCCCTCGGATCTGGCGCGCCTCGGCCAGGACGTCGATCGCGCGCTGGCGCTGGCGCTGGCCAAGGAGACGGACCGGCGCTTCTCTTCCTCGAGCATGTTCGCGACCGCGCTGGCGGAGGCCGCCAAGAACCGGCTGGACGAGCGCCTGCGGCGTGACGCCGACGCGCTGCTCGAGGCCATGCCGTGGGGCAGCGACGTGTTGCAGGTGCTCACCGCCGAGAACAAGCGCTGGCGCCGCACGGATTCGGCCAAGCCCCGCGCGAGCTTGCGGCCCCCGGGTCGCGCCGCGGGGAGCTGA
- the selB gene encoding selenocysteine-specific translation elongation factor: protein MPEPAESRRRVVLATAGHVDHGKTSLIRALTGTDTDRLPDEKRRGISIELGFAELPEAGISFIDVPGHKKLVHAMIAGVGGVDGVLCAVAADDGVMPQTREHLHICKLLGIRRVVVALTKADLVDAEMLELAEADIRSTLEALGLEAAAVVPTAIPSGQGLPELRAALGALAQATPPRGDSRRLWLPVDRVFSVKGAGTVVTGTLTRGTLALGETIWVASSRGIVESACRGLEVHGRSVRAVAAPSRVAVNLARLEVSDVARGDVLTLEPSLSVTRRFDALLSALPGTDRDLADGSPVIVHLGTTRVGARVARIGESLFQLALDEPVPCQGGVGVVLRGFHTTREHGAVLAGGRVLDALAGPLPKRRDSAGRERRAATLALVAQGDWAAALGGLMELAAPRPIFGSEIERRFGLEPGDLARWLTGKKRKGPADALALPGEAYTLPSNLEALADDICARLERYHREHPDQPGMSLETLRAKLVGRAGREVSDLALERVAKSGRVRLTAGVVCLASFADTAGPEAARTRARVLEVLEAAGLEGVSDAALLARLPDERPERVKSALSRLSSETEARRLTGLWFAERPLEALRGKVVTFFTEHSVMSVPEFKDLAGVSRKQAIPLLEQLDREGTTRRQGDDRVPGKKG, encoded by the coding sequence GTGCCGGAGCCTGCCGAAAGCCGCCGCCGCGTGGTGCTCGCCACGGCGGGCCACGTGGACCACGGGAAGACGTCGCTGATCCGCGCGCTCACCGGCACGGACACCGACCGCTTGCCCGACGAGAAGCGGCGCGGCATCAGCATCGAGCTCGGCTTCGCGGAGCTGCCGGAGGCCGGCATCAGCTTCATCGACGTGCCCGGGCACAAGAAGCTCGTGCACGCGATGATCGCCGGCGTGGGTGGCGTGGACGGCGTGCTGTGCGCGGTGGCCGCCGACGACGGCGTCATGCCGCAGACCCGAGAGCACCTGCACATCTGCAAGCTGCTGGGGATCCGTCGCGTGGTGGTGGCGCTGACGAAGGCCGATCTGGTGGACGCCGAGATGCTGGAGCTCGCCGAGGCCGACATCCGATCGACCTTGGAGGCGCTGGGGCTGGAGGCAGCGGCTGTGGTCCCGACCGCCATCCCGAGCGGGCAAGGGCTGCCCGAGCTCCGGGCGGCGCTCGGGGCACTGGCCCAGGCCACGCCGCCACGCGGGGACAGCCGCCGCCTGTGGTTGCCGGTCGATCGCGTGTTCAGCGTGAAGGGCGCGGGCACAGTCGTCACCGGCACGCTGACCCGGGGCACGCTCGCGCTGGGCGAGACGATCTGGGTCGCGAGCTCGCGCGGGATCGTCGAGAGCGCTTGCCGCGGCCTCGAGGTGCACGGCCGCTCGGTGCGCGCGGTGGCCGCGCCGAGCCGCGTGGCGGTGAACCTGGCGCGGCTGGAGGTCTCGGACGTGGCGCGCGGGGACGTGCTCACGCTGGAGCCGTCCTTGTCGGTCACCCGCCGCTTCGACGCGTTGCTGAGCGCGCTGCCCGGGACGGACCGCGATCTCGCCGACGGGAGCCCGGTGATCGTGCACCTCGGCACGACGCGGGTGGGCGCTCGGGTGGCACGCATCGGCGAGAGCCTGTTCCAGCTCGCCTTGGACGAGCCGGTGCCGTGCCAGGGCGGCGTGGGCGTGGTGCTGCGCGGCTTTCACACCACCCGCGAGCACGGCGCGGTGCTCGCCGGAGGACGCGTGCTCGACGCGCTGGCTGGCCCCTTGCCGAAGCGCCGCGACTCCGCCGGCCGTGAGCGCCGCGCGGCGACGCTGGCGCTGGTGGCGCAAGGAGACTGGGCGGCGGCGCTGGGTGGCCTGATGGAGCTGGCGGCGCCCCGGCCGATCTTCGGATCCGAGATCGAGCGGCGCTTCGGGCTCGAGCCCGGCGACCTCGCCCGCTGGCTCACGGGCAAGAAGCGCAAGGGCCCGGCGGACGCGCTGGCCCTGCCCGGCGAGGCCTACACGCTCCCGTCGAACCTGGAGGCCTTGGCAGACGACATCTGCGCGCGGCTCGAGCGCTACCACCGCGAGCACCCGGACCAGCCTGGCATGTCGCTCGAGACGCTGCGCGCGAAGTTGGTCGGGCGCGCCGGACGCGAGGTGTCCGACCTCGCCCTCGAGCGCGTGGCGAAGAGCGGGCGGGTGCGCCTCACCGCCGGCGTCGTCTGTCTGGCTTCCTTCGCGGACACGGCCGGACCCGAGGCCGCGCGGACGCGGGCACGGGTGCTGGAGGTGCTGGAAGCGGCGGGGCTCGAAGGGGTGAGCGACGCCGCGCTCTTGGCACGGCTGCCCGACGAGCGCCCCGAGCGCGTGAAGAGCGCGCTCAGCCGGCTGTCGAGCGAGACCGAGGCGCGACGCCTGACCGGGCTCTGGTTCGCCGAGCGGCCACTGGAAGCGCTGCGCGGCAAAGTCGTGACCTTCTTCACCGAGCACTCCGTGATGAGCGTGCCCGAGTTCAAGGACCTGGCCGGGGTCTCGCGCAAGCAGGCGATCCCGCTGCTCGAGCAGCTCGACCGCGAGGGCACGACGCGCCGCCAAGGTGACGACCGCGTGCCCGGCAAGAAGGGCTGA
- a CDS encoding metallophosphoesterase: MLFPRSTLPLLLTLGLCACGSDDDGGGGGGGIPKEPVRLTTEVTLLTELAPMSPPDGRKPSDPDSRAEMLKEGFGKLVEAGGEAHGTRTPPGKTPPAAGAGAKRVARFVHMPDLQLADDESPTRLASFDSPGATAGAYRPQDVNICHMVNAAVQSVNELHEADPIDFLLLGGDNADSAQQNEIDWVLGLLSGKDSIECDSGKDDDPKKGAKNDGKDPFAAPGLAMPWYWVTGNHDILIQGNLPVSALKLAEATGTESAGGTRDWSQPGGPLIKTEIVPDDARLPLMRTEIMARIAADADGHGVGSEQTKSGKAIYTFDVPGTPLRFLVLDTAAETGGSEGLLRQGDIDGVIKPALDKAQAEGKWVALASHHAVSSLGDGTGLGGKQQPDAVTEQAWVDLLGTYPNVVFSMVGHSHENRVKWIAPTSGHAYWEVMTSALADFPHQIRIVEVFDQDNGWLMLRTTNVDFSVMGDPVALEGRTLGTLDFVAGWTGGSGPGQPEDRNVEIWIEKP; the protein is encoded by the coding sequence ATGCTCTTCCCGCGTTCGACGCTTCCGCTGCTCCTGACCCTCGGCCTGTGCGCGTGCGGCTCCGACGACGACGGCGGCGGCGGCGGCGGCGGCATCCCGAAGGAGCCGGTGCGCTTGACCACCGAGGTGACGCTGCTGACGGAGCTCGCGCCCATGTCTCCCCCGGATGGGCGCAAGCCGAGCGATCCGGACAGCCGCGCCGAGATGCTGAAGGAGGGCTTCGGCAAGCTGGTCGAGGCCGGCGGCGAGGCCCACGGCACCCGCACGCCCCCGGGCAAGACGCCTCCCGCGGCCGGCGCGGGAGCGAAGCGAGTGGCGCGCTTCGTCCACATGCCGGACCTACAGCTCGCGGACGACGAGTCGCCGACGCGGCTGGCCTCGTTCGACTCGCCGGGTGCCACCGCAGGCGCCTACCGCCCGCAGGACGTGAACATCTGCCACATGGTCAACGCCGCGGTGCAGAGCGTGAACGAGCTGCACGAGGCCGATCCGATCGACTTCCTCCTGCTCGGCGGCGACAACGCCGACAGCGCGCAGCAGAACGAGATCGACTGGGTGCTCGGCCTCTTGAGCGGCAAGGACTCCATCGAGTGCGACTCCGGCAAGGACGACGACCCGAAGAAGGGCGCCAAGAACGACGGCAAGGATCCGTTCGCCGCGCCGGGGCTGGCCATGCCCTGGTACTGGGTCACCGGCAACCACGACATCTTGATCCAGGGAAACCTGCCCGTCTCCGCGCTCAAGCTGGCCGAAGCGACCGGGACGGAGTCGGCCGGCGGCACTCGGGACTGGTCGCAACCCGGCGGCCCGCTGATCAAGACCGAGATCGTGCCCGACGACGCGCGCTTGCCGCTGATGCGCACCGAGATCATGGCGCGCATCGCCGCCGACGCGGACGGGCACGGCGTCGGGAGCGAACAGACCAAGAGCGGCAAGGCCATCTACACCTTCGACGTGCCGGGCACGCCGCTGCGCTTCCTGGTGCTCGACACCGCCGCCGAGACCGGCGGCTCCGAAGGGCTGCTCCGGCAAGGCGACATCGACGGCGTGATCAAGCCCGCGCTGGACAAGGCCCAGGCCGAAGGGAAGTGGGTCGCGCTCGCCTCCCACCACGCCGTGAGCTCGCTCGGCGACGGCACCGGCCTCGGCGGCAAGCAGCAACCCGACGCCGTCACGGAGCAGGCCTGGGTGGACCTGCTCGGCACCTACCCGAACGTGGTCTTCAGCATGGTGGGGCACTCCCACGAGAACCGCGTGAAGTGGATCGCGCCGACCTCGGGCCACGCCTACTGGGAGGTGATGACCAGCGCCCTGGCCGACTTCCCCCACCAGATCCGCATCGTCGAGGTGTTCGATCAGGACAACGGCTGGCTGATGCTGCGCACCACCAACGTGGACTTCTCGGTCATGGGTGACCCTGTCGCGCTCGAGGGGCGCACGCTCGGCACGCTCGACTTCGTGGCGGGCTGGACCGGCGGCTCCGGTCCCGGGCAGCCCGAGGATCGCAACGTCGAGATCTGGATCGAGAAGCCCTGA
- a CDS encoding carbohydrate kinase → MERSPRIVAFGELLFDLFPDGPRLGGAAANMAFHAAALGARALLVSRVGDDPLGRRARAELERHGVDVRFVGVDPERPTGSVHVELTDGEPRFSIGEQAAWDRIEVSPELERELAGADAFVFGTLAQRTSLGSGALGRALASLAPSCLRIADLNVRPPHVSNEALGLALDRASVVKLNEQEAERVGEALGCDDPVAALFARGISVVAVTRGARGAVLHTRNASASHPGFAALPGGDAVGAGDAFTAALCLELCRGTPLERLVARANRYASFVASHRGAMPEPPRELLAEMAALH, encoded by the coding sequence GTGGAGCGGAGCCCGCGCATCGTGGCCTTCGGAGAGCTGCTCTTCGACCTGTTCCCGGACGGTCCGCGCCTGGGCGGCGCGGCGGCCAACATGGCCTTTCACGCGGCGGCGCTGGGCGCCCGCGCGCTCTTGGTCAGCCGCGTCGGCGACGACCCGCTCGGGCGGCGCGCCCGCGCGGAGCTCGAGCGGCACGGAGTGGACGTGCGCTTCGTCGGGGTGGACCCCGAGCGCCCGACGGGCAGCGTGCACGTCGAGCTCACCGACGGCGAGCCGCGCTTCAGCATCGGCGAGCAGGCCGCGTGGGATCGCATCGAGGTCTCGCCGGAGCTCGAGCGCGAGCTCGCGGGCGCGGACGCCTTCGTGTTCGGCACGCTGGCGCAGCGCACGTCGCTCGGCTCGGGAGCCCTCGGCCGGGCGCTCGCGAGCCTGGCGCCGAGCTGCCTCCGGATCGCGGATCTGAACGTGCGCCCGCCCCACGTGAGCAATGAGGCCTTGGGCCTCGCCCTCGACCGCGCCAGCGTCGTGAAGCTGAACGAGCAAGAAGCCGAGCGCGTCGGGGAGGCGCTCGGCTGCGACGACCCCGTCGCCGCGCTCTTCGCGCGCGGGATCTCCGTGGTGGCGGTGACCCGCGGCGCGCGCGGGGCGGTGCTCCACACCCGCAACGCCTCGGCGAGCCACCCGGGCTTCGCGGCTCTGCCGGGTGGCGACGCGGTCGGCGCGGGGGACGCCTTCACGGCCGCGCTATGCCTGGAGCTCTGCCGCGGCACGCCGCTCGAGCGCCTGGTCGCGCGGGCGAACCGCTACGCCAGCTTCGTGGCCAGTCACCGCGGGGCCATGCCGGAGCCCCCGCGGGAACTGCTGGCCGAAATGGCTGCTCTCCACTGA
- the kbl gene encoding glycine C-acetyltransferase, whose translation MYDRAKAIYAAELAGIREAGLFKSERVITTPQGARISSAGKEVLNFCANNYLGLSSHPAVIAGAKRALDTHGFGMSSVRFICGTQDLHKALEARIARFFGSEDAILYSSCFDANGGLFEVLLGAEDAIISDALNHASIIDGIRLCKAERLRYPNGDMAALEEALKQAAGRRLRMIATDGVFSMDGYLAKLDRICDLAERYDALVMVDDSHATGFIGPTGRGTPEHFGVLSRVDVLTSTLGKALGGASGGFTTGRQEIVELLRQRSRPYLFSNTLAPAVAGASLAVFDLLDQSAELRERVMGNAARFRKGMLAAGFQIKEGIHPIVPVMIGDAKLAQDMAARLLEEGIYVIGFSYPVVPKGEARIRVQLSAQHEPAHVDQAIAAFTKVGRAMGVVG comes from the coding sequence ATGTACGACCGCGCGAAGGCCATCTACGCCGCCGAGCTCGCCGGCATCCGCGAAGCAGGGCTGTTCAAGAGCGAGCGCGTGATCACCACGCCGCAGGGCGCCCGCATCTCGTCCGCCGGCAAGGAGGTGCTGAACTTCTGCGCCAACAACTACCTCGGCCTCTCGAGCCACCCGGCGGTCATCGCCGGCGCGAAGCGAGCCCTCGACACCCACGGCTTCGGCATGTCGAGCGTGCGCTTCATCTGCGGCACCCAGGATCTGCACAAGGCTCTCGAGGCCCGCATCGCCAGGTTCTTCGGCAGCGAAGACGCCATCCTGTACTCTTCGTGCTTCGACGCGAACGGCGGCCTGTTCGAGGTGCTGCTCGGCGCCGAGGACGCCATCATCAGCGACGCGCTCAACCACGCCAGCATCATCGACGGCATCCGACTCTGCAAGGCCGAGCGCCTGCGCTACCCGAACGGCGACATGGCCGCGCTGGAGGAGGCGCTGAAGCAAGCCGCCGGTAGGCGACTACGCATGATCGCGACGGACGGCGTGTTCAGCATGGACGGCTACCTGGCGAAGCTGGACCGGATCTGCGATCTGGCTGAGCGCTACGACGCGCTGGTGATGGTGGACGACTCTCACGCCACCGGCTTCATCGGGCCGACCGGCCGCGGCACCCCGGAACACTTCGGCGTGCTGTCCCGGGTGGACGTGCTGACCAGCACGCTGGGCAAGGCGCTGGGCGGAGCCAGCGGAGGCTTCACCACCGGCAGGCAAGAGATCGTGGAGCTGTTGCGCCAGCGCTCGCGCCCGTACCTGTTCTCGAACACGCTGGCGCCGGCGGTGGCCGGGGCGAGCCTCGCGGTGTTCGACCTGCTCGACCAGAGCGCGGAGCTGCGCGAGCGAGTGATGGGCAACGCCGCTCGCTTCCGCAAGGGCATGCTGGCCGCGGGCTTCCAGATCAAGGAGGGCATCCACCCCATCGTCCCGGTCATGATCGGGGACGCGAAGCTCGCCCAGGACATGGCGGCCCGCTTGCTGGAAGAGGGCATCTACGTGATCGGCTTCTCGTACCCGGTCGTCCCCAAGGGCGAGGCCCGCATCCGCGTCCAGCTCTCCGCGCAGCACGAGCCGGCGCACGTGGACCAGGCCATCGCGGCGTTCACCAAGGTCGGCCGGGCGATGGGCGTGGTCGGCTAG
- a CDS encoding zinc-binding dehydrogenase — MTESMRALVYDRAKDPWEESRGLRLEDVPKAELDEKNDYQDRSRVLIKPRFVGFCGSDRGIWFRRAFKDMIVGSLDKEAKALHRSRDQRVIGHELFGEIVAVGSDAKRTHGLEVGDMVAAESHIFCGVCYQCRNGDAHVCADDLIIGISYDGAFADYVKLPAQVIWRTDTKKIRPEVAAIQEPFGNAVHACTKVNLRGKRVAIVGCGTIGLFAVAIARALGAQTIIGIEPVANHAAMARKLGADHVLSPGNTGPDDYAHDKSLVAEVRKLTDGVGVDVALEMSGLNSSVNNAIHCARRGGDVILFGLKSGDAVIESFDRLIVDGIALHSVIGRRIWETWHITRHLLESRDPNIHDLIYDVILNRGDGPIVKFDKYEKDSFEERIKTFPKVVLEF; from the coding sequence ATGACCGAGTCGATGCGGGCCCTGGTGTACGATCGCGCGAAGGACCCCTGGGAAGAGAGCCGGGGCCTGCGCCTGGAAGACGTGCCCAAGGCCGAGCTCGACGAGAAGAACGACTATCAGGACCGCTCCCGGGTGTTGATCAAGCCGCGCTTCGTCGGCTTCTGCGGCAGCGACCGCGGCATCTGGTTCCGGCGCGCCTTCAAAGACATGATCGTCGGCTCGCTGGACAAGGAGGCGAAGGCCCTGCACCGCTCGAGGGACCAGCGTGTGATCGGCCACGAGCTGTTCGGCGAGATCGTCGCCGTCGGCAGCGACGCCAAGCGCACCCACGGCCTGGAGGTCGGCGACATGGTCGCGGCCGAGAGCCACATCTTCTGCGGTGTCTGCTACCAGTGCCGCAACGGCGACGCCCACGTCTGCGCCGACGATCTGATCATCGGCATCAGCTACGACGGCGCCTTCGCGGACTACGTGAAGCTGCCCGCGCAGGTCATCTGGCGCACCGACACCAAGAAGATCCGGCCGGAGGTCGCCGCCATCCAGGAGCCGTTCGGCAACGCGGTCCACGCCTGCACCAAGGTCAACCTGCGCGGCAAGCGCGTGGCCATCGTGGGCTGCGGCACCATCGGCCTGTTCGCGGTGGCCATCGCACGGGCCCTGGGCGCCCAGACCATCATCGGCATCGAGCCCGTGGCGAACCATGCGGCCATGGCGCGGAAGCTGGGGGCGGACCACGTGCTCTCGCCGGGCAACACGGGACCCGACGACTACGCGCACGACAAGTCGCTGGTCGCCGAGGTGCGCAAGCTGACCGACGGCGTCGGGGTGGACGTGGCGCTGGAGATGAGCGGGCTGAATTCCAGCGTGAACAACGCCATCCACTGCGCGCGGCGTGGCGGCGACGTGATCCTGTTCGGTCTCAAGAGCGGCGACGCCGTGATCGAGAGCTTCGATCGCCTGATCGTGGACGGTATCGCGCTGCACAGCGTGATCGGGCGCCGGATCTGGGAGACCTGGCACATCACGCGCCACCTGCTCGAGTCGCGGGACCCGAACATCCACGACCTGATCTACGACGTGATCCTGAACCGCGGCGACGGCCCCATCGTGAAATTCGACAAATACGAGAAGGACTCCTTCGAGGAGCGCATCAAGACCTTCCCCAAGGTCGTGCTCGAGTTCTGA
- the lepB gene encoding signal peptidase I: MSSPKLPRTLFWAVWFVLVPLALAALTVWALKPGAGELAASGFGKLRFIVQDQPVPSGIVLFTLYEMLLYHFRYYLPFAAHVGLGGRPDVPPELRRGYEQAAHLLDEVERIRDKNEKAIERNVPRSARDKLDESLEELRDTMETERFDADAFAAAHDAAAKAVERHLGRWRKGELREYAESIGVAVGVALLLRAFVVEAFKIPSGSMLPTLQIQDHIFVNKFSYGPTIPFTKSRVLPDLPPKYGDVMVFEFPDPNPANPRQDFIKRVIALPGDVLSVEAGHPIINGWRVPSCFVGAYEFREGEDSSTKRGDLFVEFLGEYSYLTLFEDDRFDGRQGPYQVQPGEVWVLGDNRNNSSDSRAWFGGRGAGVPFANVKGRALFVWMSFGSDGGITWDRLLVNVMGQPRLPKEAPQSLTEGIKKCLAGRPPVSETTPPPKK; the protein is encoded by the coding sequence GTGTCATCACCGAAGCTCCCGCGCACACTGTTCTGGGCCGTCTGGTTCGTCCTGGTCCCGCTCGCGCTCGCGGCGCTCACGGTGTGGGCGCTCAAGCCCGGGGCCGGAGAGCTGGCCGCCTCCGGCTTCGGCAAGCTGCGCTTCATCGTCCAGGACCAGCCCGTCCCGAGCGGCATCGTGCTGTTCACGCTGTACGAGATGCTGCTCTACCACTTCCGGTACTACCTGCCCTTCGCCGCCCACGTGGGCTTGGGCGGGCGCCCCGACGTGCCGCCCGAGCTCCGGCGGGGTTACGAGCAGGCCGCGCACCTGCTCGACGAGGTCGAGCGCATCCGGGACAAGAACGAGAAGGCCATCGAGCGCAACGTCCCCCGGAGCGCCCGCGACAAGCTCGATGAGAGCTTGGAAGAGCTGCGCGACACCATGGAAACCGAGCGCTTCGACGCCGACGCCTTCGCGGCGGCCCACGACGCGGCGGCCAAGGCCGTGGAGCGTCACCTCGGGCGCTGGCGCAAGGGCGAGCTCAGAGAGTACGCCGAGTCCATCGGCGTCGCCGTGGGCGTGGCGCTCCTGCTCCGGGCGTTCGTGGTCGAGGCCTTCAAGATCCCCAGCGGGTCCATGCTCCCTACCCTGCAGATCCAGGACCACATCTTCGTCAACAAGTTCTCGTACGGACCGACCATCCCGTTCACGAAGAGCCGGGTCTTGCCCGACCTCCCGCCCAAGTACGGCGACGTGATGGTGTTCGAGTTCCCCGACCCGAACCCGGCGAACCCGCGGCAAGACTTCATCAAGCGCGTCATCGCGCTGCCGGGGGACGTGCTGAGCGTCGAGGCGGGGCACCCGATCATCAACGGTTGGCGCGTACCCAGCTGCTTCGTCGGCGCCTACGAGTTCCGGGAGGGCGAGGACTCCAGCACCAAGCGGGGCGATCTGTTCGTGGAGTTCCTCGGCGAGTACAGCTACCTGACCCTGTTCGAGGACGATCGCTTCGACGGGCGCCAGGGGCCCTACCAGGTGCAGCCCGGCGAGGTCTGGGTGCTCGGCGACAACCGCAACAACTCCAGCGACTCGCGGGCTTGGTTCGGGGGGCGCGGAGCCGGCGTGCCGTTCGCCAACGTGAAGGGTCGCGCGCTCTTCGTCTGGATGAGCTTCGGCTCCGACGGCGGCATCACCTGGGATCGCCTCCTGGTGAACGTGATGGGGCAGCCCCGACTGCCGAAGGAGGCGCCCCAGAGCCTGACCGAAGGCATCAAGAAGTGCCTCGCGGGGCGCCCGCCCGTGTCGGAAACGACACCGCCGCCGAAAAAGTGA